TTTCTAGCTGCATTGTCTGATGCAAATCCGGATACTGTGACCACATTAAAGTGTGACCCCCATGTCCCGGGGACTTGTATATTCAACTCCGCGTTTTGGGCTTTCGGTCCGTGTATTAGAGGGTTCAGGCATTGCAAGCCAGTGATAAGCATAGATGCAACGCACCTCTATGGCAAGTACAAAGGAAAGCTGTTGATAGCAATGGCAATAGATGGTAACAACGAGGTTTATCCACTCGCATTTGCCGTTGTCGAAAGCGAGAGCACGGAGACATGGGGATGGTTCTTGGCATGCCTGTTGACCTATGTTACAGACCGCACCAATTTGTGTATAATATCCGACAGGCATCGTGGGATACAATCATGCTTCGATGACACCACTAGGGGCTACTTGCAACCGCCCTTAACACATCACCGGTATTGCCTCCGCCATTTAGTAAGCAATGTTAACACTAACTTCAATAGTGTGCCGTTGAAGAACTTGGTATGGAACGCAGCAACTGCGAATCAAGTTAGGAAGTTTGAGAACACCATGGATTGCATCAAGAATGTCAACCCGGCTGCGTACGACTATCTTAAGGAGGTAAATCAAGAAAAGTGGACACTTGTACATGACTATGGGCACCGATATGGGACAATGACAACCAACCTGTCAGAGTGCTTCAATGGGGTACTTAAGGGCGCACGTAGCTTGCCCATAACTGCAATGGTGAAGTTTACATTTTACAAGGTGAACTCATACTTTGACGAACGTCGAAACAAAACCCTAGAGAAGTTGGAAGAGGGGCAAGTGTGGTGCAAATATGCCTATGACAAGTTCGAGGAAAATCAAGAGAAGGCGAAGCTCCATATTGTTAGAAGGATGAGTGCGCAACAACGGTTATATACAGTGGAGACACAGTCTTCACTATTGAACATTGGCGGGGGAGATCACACCCATAGGGTTTCCCTCACAGACATGACATGCACGTGCGGCAAATGGGAAGCAAACAAGATCCCTTGTTCCCACTTGATAGCAGTTTGTGCCAAACACAACCATGATGCCACTGAGTATATGGATCATTTCTACCGCCTTGAAGAACGGTATCACAGCTATGAGCCTATATTCCAACCACTAAAAGATAGCTTAGAATGGCCGGAGCCAGCAGAAAGGAGAACCGTGATGCCAAACCAGCGGTTGATCCGTGAGAAAGGTCGGCCAAAGTCCACGAGAATCCGTAATGAGATGGATGACGAGGATAGGGAGTTGCCAACCTCATTGTGGATTGAGAATGGACCAAAGTTGAAGTGTGGGTTGTGTCACCAAGAGGGTCATAACCGTCGTACATGTCCAACTCGAAATGTGGCTTCAACAAGCCATGGTGCTATGTAGCAGGTAACAATTACAAATCATAGTAACAAGGGGGTATCATAAGTTATTCTTCTTTACATGTTTAGATATTACATTATATGAGTTATAATTAAGATGTGGGCAGTAATTTGTAGATCGGAACCATGATAGTAATACCATTGTATCAAATGTAGCTCCACTTTGGGCAATCTTGTGATTACTTCTTCCAGTAGTTGCAGTTAGTCTTAACTCCTACATATTACCATTCCAAGTCTTTTGTCCCAGTTTTGGTGTTCTTTCAATCTTATTGTTTGTGGTGTACATATTCTAGTATTCATGAGGTCTCTATTTCCCTAACTGTATATGTTTTGCTGCAGATTTGTAATTGTTGCCAAGGTGTAACTGTAGATGCTCCTCATTTA
This genomic stretch from Quercus lobata isolate SW786 chromosome 3, ValleyOak3.0 Primary Assembly, whole genome shotgun sequence harbors:
- the LOC115981315 gene encoding uncharacterized protein LOC115981315 encodes the protein MGRHCFYVYYDGEQYFHDLHGLSYKGESVKQKFIELKWGTHLRKMHRKIMEALRLDKESHKISIVYRAPQILVSTQVVYNSNPLGCDADVDMMWAVIKRNPQFIASDLYVTVEAVGFHGSASSQHASGVEEPHSLSVDVHPPFAYATPFSYNNQPCSAVDHLDNTKVVGATNTHDVGGSTHTYEHVQADIDGEIDIDASRDVYEEFINTDGPVDDAEVLDVPLIENNEEDCLTIVPIPEWFTSNTWDNINDPSPALGTGHLTSWHKGDHPARGMLFKNKASVQYVLTLYSVEHNKQYKVIKSDTNRLVVRCKNEACLWSIRANCSKKHGMWVISTCKGPHSCSSLQLPTDGRMMDSKFISIALEKYVREDLTRKVRDLRSMLHARHGHDVTMYKVWEAKQKAVARIYGDFDKSYAELPRFLAALSDANPDTVTTLKCDPHVPGTCIFNSAFWAFGPCIRGFRHCKPVISIDATHLYGKYKGKLLIAMAIDGNNEVYPLAFAVVESESTETWGWFLACLLTYVTDRTNLCIISDRHRGIQSCFDDTTRGYLQPPLTHHRYCLRHLVSNVNTNFNSVPLKNLVWNAATANQVRKFENTMDCIKNVNPAAYDYLKEVNQEKWTLVHDYGHRYGTMTTNLSECFNGVLKGARSLPITAMVKFTFYKVNSYFDERRNKTLEKLEEGQVWCKYAYDKFEENQEKAKLHIVRRMSAQQRLYTVETQSSLLNIGGGDHTHRVSLTDMTCTCGKWEANKIPCSHLIAVCAKHNHDATEYMDHFYRLEERYHSYEPIFQPLKDSLEWPEPAERRTVMPNQRLIREKGRPKSTRIRNEMDDEDRELPTSLWIENGPKLKCGLCHQEGHNRRTCPTRNVASTSHGAM